One genomic window of Lagenorhynchus albirostris chromosome 17, mLagAlb1.1, whole genome shotgun sequence includes the following:
- the LOC132507823 gene encoding small ribosomal subunit protein eS1-like, with translation MIEAHVDVKTTDGYLLRLFCVGFTKKRNNQIRKTSYAQHQQVRQIRKKMMEIMTREVQTNDLKEVVNKLIPDSIGKDIEKACQSIYPLHDVFVRKVKMLKKPKFELGKLMELHGEGSSSGKATGDETGAKVERADGYEPPVQESV, from the coding sequence ATGATTGAAGCTCATGTTGATGTCAAGACTACCGATGGTTATTTGCTTCGTCTCTTCTGTGTGGGTTTTACTAAAAAACGCAACAATCAGATTCGGAAGACCTCTTATGCCCAGCACCAGCAGGTCCGCCAGATCCGCAAGAAGATGATGGAAATCATGACCCGAGAGGTGCAGACAAATGACTTGAAAGAGGTGGTCAATAAATTGATTCCAGACAGCATTGGAAAAGACATAGAAAAGGCCTGCCAATCTATTTATCCACTCCATGATGTCTttgttagaaaagtaaaaatgctgaAGAAGCCCAAGTTTGAATTGGGAAAACTCATGGAGCTACATGGTGAAGGTAGTAGTTCTGGAAAAGCTACTGGGGACGAGACAGGTGCTAAAGTTGAACGAGCTGATGGATATGAGCCACCAGTCCAGGAATCTGTTTAA